In Metopolophium dirhodum isolate CAU chromosome 9, ASM1992520v1, whole genome shotgun sequence, the genomic window ataaaattatttttgttggttaaaaaagcttgaaaatttataatagaaagctcctaggttattgtttcaaaggtagatgaaaaaaattaaaaatccttagccaCAGTttctatttataagcatttaaagttcaaatcttgacaaaatactgaaaaatcacgaaaattagcaaattgttttgagttgataattcataaaaatttttctttttaaatctaagttttgaaaatgtaatacaagattatccataagtttgtctacctttatcaaaaaaaaaatgtctacaataaagtcaaattaaatttttataagcgtttgaaattcatatttttacaacatatgatattcactcgatttcttatgtaacgattttgctattttgttgttgttcAAAAACGAATTaggtactgtaggtacatgaaaattttactgaatgtttatattttcattttctatacaccatacaattttgaaaatattttgactctttttgagttgtttacgaacattgtcggttttcaatttttttagttttttttactataaatatcaataaaattttatttgttgagtataaaagcgtgaaaatttaatgcaaggctcctgatatattgttacaatagcagttgaaaaatattaaaaatacataggcacaacatttaaagttcaaattttgacaaatttaaaatttaataattattttgtagttaaaaatttataaaatgttcaattttgtacctaaggattgaaaattgaaaacaaggctccacgtaaataggttatatataaattactttattcacaacaatatcatcaaatatatttatagttatatcataggctgactgaccgttttcgctcagaattgtttttcttatacaatgatattatatcattgaattcaaatttaacaccatccattacagtgacccactattgtaacctactgcacagcagagtgacatccacttacccaccttttttttttaatttttaatttttaatgttttaagtaAGTAGTTCAATTGATCAAACATTTagatttataatctattatatttatgaaaataaaatatattttatattttatttttaaaaaaatgtcatattaaataccttataaataatatatatataattatattattaaattcaaaattattagtcaataattaacttttaaaaaaatgggggggggggaaatgtccATTTACTGTTTTATTCATAGcccatgtatctacggtcattcgtttaagagttacatcaaaaaccaaaatcgatttagtcaAAACCAAtgttgtgtaaaaattcccttttttccttaaattttatgttgtttttcgcgacgcttttaaaaactatcgagaattttaaatttaactagattcactttcccatcgaacaagatactgttgaagaaaatcgaagcagttttactacCCCAAactgtgatgacagacacaaaaaaaaaaatttttaaaaaaacacacatcgttgtcaaatcaatacattcatcaaatAAACCTACCTACTGAATAGTAGTATAGTATCACTagatttttttatctgtgaaaattaaagtataatttattaagtatattgtatatataaaatctGTATTACCAATATGAAATTGACATTAAgcgtattattgattttaatttatgcatttaccgtaaaatgaattaaaaataataattatataaaatattctattctaCTAAGTCGGTTCgcttaaattgattttaataatgtcGAGTTCTTTGaacattaacataattataaaattataaaataattttgttcgtaAATCGTAACAAATGactcattttaaaaaatagcgCAATCGAGATACCGTTACACTGAACCATGGTTCAGGTACATACAATTCGCTTTGCTTTCAACGATATGTCCCGAGGTTAACCGAGAGTGGAAACATCCGAGTTCGGCATTTTTGAAGGACCTGAGATGTGATTGGATCATCCATTTTGTTGATCAAACTCCGAAGTCACATGTTCGCACTAAGCGAATTTTCTTTGTGTCTTACTTCAGGTTAAGTCCGTGTAAGTGGATTTTTAACCGtaagtgtttttaatttttacgtaGAGTTAGCTTAACATAAGTCAATTGTTGCCGACCAACCATTTGCGGAcggtaattattttcaaaagtcaaaatgaacgctgaaaaattgaaaaaactcAGTGACCAGGTGCGAATAGGCGGTAAAGGCACACCACGACGAAAGAAGAAGGTTGTACACACAACAGCAGCCACAGACGACAAAAAACTCCAAAGTACCTTAAAAAAGCTAACAGTCAACACAATACCTGGAATTGAAGAAGTAAATATGATCAAAGATGATGGTACTGTGATACACTTTAACAATCCAAAAGCACAAGCTTCGCTGGCAGCAAACACATTTGCTATTACGGGGCATGGTGATACAAAATCAATGTCCGAACTACTGCCGGGCATATTAAATCAGTTGGGCCACGAAGAAATTGGACAACTGAAGCGTTATGCCAGCGGGTTTGCTAGTAATAATCTCATTAGTAAATCATTAATTGAAGATGATGATGAGGTGCCGGATTTGGTCGGTAACTTTGATGATGCTAGCAAAGAAGAGGTGGTAGCAAAAGGATCGTCAGAAGAAAAGACCGACAGTACTGAGAAACCTGTAGTCGTCGAAGAAAATGCAGAGAGCTCAAAGAAGgaataataattggtaaacatacatttatttttaaggtctttttttatggttataaaacattttagttacTGATTAACTTTTAGAAATGTTTCCTTTAAATTATCATCTacgtatatttataacaattcaattaaataaagaaaattaacaaatatttgttcctgttttcttttgttctttgaaatgtttcaataattatattttaatttaggtatttaCTTGTTAAAGACTTTCTTGACGAGAaatgaatgaatatattttggGTACATCTCTTAGTAGTTTGTAGTCtgttacctataggctataacctTGTAATGAAACTGGTGTAAGTGCAGTGACCACCAACATAAATACAGTCCTGCCGAGGTTCATCGTGAATGTTAACAGTCAATTTTgggttgacaataatattaattagttgaCTATATCATAACCTttactaggtataataatttatgcttattattttaataaatataattattatatatccaatgataatttaagtattattttgattCCTTAAATTCCTTCAATATTGcctaattattataggtattaaaaactgTCTAATGTAAGATTTAGttaataaaatctttaaattaactaattagtgatccatttaatttaatttaaatagatagtttcattaaataaaatacaatagggTTTATTATAACCTAAatgtacacatttaaattttatgactAAATACCATGTGTGCTACAAATTGCCTAGATATGATAACTAGTAAttctgttataattaatttggcTATCgctttctaaaatgtataaggAAAACAATTccttcttatattatatcaaacataaaaaatcattcccagaaatatattacaaaaattgtgttccatattataatttggaGTTTAGTCATGTAACGTATTATTCGTTATGTACccctattattaaaaatattcataaaaaaacaaaataaattcataatttaattgtcttataaatacattttttctaaaaactggGGATTGTATATGTTTacttcatttatttatattcaaggATTATTTGGATTATATCCAAAATacttttggatttattttatttttttatccttgTACAAACCTCATGTTCCTActgcttaaaaactaaaatataggtGTCTGTTATGTGCacacaaaatgttttaacttttataaaagattaaacttataaacaatttttatatcaaattatttttacttttaactgtaataataatatctattattcttttatatttcAGGATTGGTGGTGACTAAAAAACAACAcatattaagaaaattaataatttgcagTAGTGACCATATTCAATCATaactatattcaaaataaaacaaacacaatagTATTCGATTCTGAgaattaaaataactgtaaatttgaaaattcataaatacttCTTTCACTTgtaaatcaatttatatattttgttcggtGTACTTTTTgctaagtataaataaaatatactattattacctaAAATTGGTTTGatttaaacatgtttatttttttattgaaaactcctatttttttcattttaaaggcACTGGCGCCTAGAACAAGCTAATCAcgtgacataaaatataaaatactgtttcaactatttgttttacatttaatgattaaattaatgaaaaattaataattgcaataataatgtaatataatatagtgacatAGTGTAAGTATAATGTggaaataaagttttttttcaatcaatattAAACTCCAAAAGATtctttaagattttttaaagcattttctGGAACAGAATTTGAAACGTAGTTCAGCAATTCCTTGATACCTAGAATcaaaacaatgatataataataatatattagtaaaatgcaGTATGAATGtggaattaaatatatacattttttttaaaaagtattttacaatctatacatttttacaataagtatattatgtgacCACTGATCAGTGAGAAAAAAATGATGAAAGGAACTTCTTTTAAAAGTCACCTATTGATACTTTCtattttgtatgtttattaATCATTCTAGTAGAAAATCACGTTACTACTATCCCTCgatacgtaaaaaataaaattttggattttttaaatatgtttcttATTCTCCGATGTATCCTAGTATGCTGTACGtgcattaaatacatttgaaaattacttGACCAGTTAAATAGTactcaattgtttttaaaataaatgcaggactaatatgttttttataaattatgattactaTTTTTTAGTGTCCAAATATACTTACACGATACTTCATTGCTAGAACAAAACATAACTAACATTTGTAATCTTGGTAATTCACTAATGCCAATCAAATAATCTGTTATATCACATCCATTTTTAACGAATTCCACCCGTAGAATTCTTAAAATATCCACAAATAGATCATTATCCATAGAATTACGTACGATTGATGGTATACGCTTACCAGGAATTtgctaaacaaatttaattagattaatgtaataatttaagatggaaatttaaatttaaatcatacttttaaatattgaaacaataGTTTTGGATCATTTTGTAAGTACGCCCAATCTTGTTTGAGTTGTACATATGTTAATGGAACAGGAGGTAtagatgtatgtttttttatagtttgaaCAGAATCCTTTTTCATAGGAATAATTTCTTTGTTTATAAAttgatctttattttttttttcacatactTCTTTCAGTGTGGTTTGaagtaaatgtatattgtttaattcTTCTTTGTCTGTTTGAACATCTTTGATTTTGAGTGTACTGAAAGGTTTCTAAGAAAAGTAATTAACccaaatcatataattattaacattgttgtacagtattatgatttatgacagttagaaataatttagaaaacttCAAACACTTgagttaagtattttaatagggaaatttaattattactaaatataataaatgtattaattcaaataatatttgagtatctacttttaatattattactcgaGCATTAACACATTTAACCCTAGAATAGTACCTTACATTAACATGTTGACTGCGTACTGATGCGCAACACGTTTGACGCCATATGGCatctaatatacatttaaaataaatggtgGCTGAATGTTTTACTAGTGAATTGTAagtatgttaataaatatattatcttactatctataattcaatattttcttgcacgtatattttaaaaccgTGAAATACTAACCTTACCCCTAACTATTTGAGTTAACAAATATTGTTCAGAATAGATTATTGCAGGTCAAATTGTTGTCTATTtaaattggttataaatacttatCTCACCCAACCAACTAGCCCTGcataaaagcattttttaaCAGCATAAATACACTATAAACCGCGCAACCAAAAAACTGCCCAGTGAgcaatttttagtatttataatcaatggcatTAATTACTAGTAATCTGAACAATGCTGTGGGTTTAGTGGAAACAAAAGTTGAGTAGAAACTGATGACAATAAGTCATTATATAAACCACACTACATATATGAGAGATACACAGGAGAATAAAAGGGAGTTTGAAtcattctaaaattaattactttaacaTGAACAGCGTTTgtcgaattgaaaaattgttaGTATTCAAGAGTTGAACAAATTTAGaagtatttttttgattactGACTGTAAGATTAACCATTATCTTACTTTTGATCTTAAATGTGGTGGTTTGTGTATAGAAGTTATTTGTTTACAACCAACTCTTTGGGGCCAATCAGGAATAACCATTTGTATTGATTTGTCATCTTCtttacataacatttttgaacttgtaattttattttgtaaattattagttGCATTTGTTTTTTGACATTTAATATCAGAGATTTTCTGAATTTCTcccttaaacaaaataatttatttaaatagtaagtgcacaattaatatgaaatattccTCCAAcctgtttaattttattattcacaaCTTCTATATCAATTTTAGCTTGTTTGTTATTTggttctaattttaaaatatcttgtaTATCTTTTTTAGCTTCATTGTACATTCCAAGAGCTATATAAGCAGCGCTTCTTCTTTGAAATGCTTTAACATATGTTTTATCTAGTTCAAGTGAAGATGTACAATCAATCATTGCTAGTttaaatctgtaaaaaaaaacgtgttatACAATGTACTGAACAATATGTTTTACAAAAAGTCTTACTCATTTGTCTTTAGATAGCATAATGCTCTATTAGCATAAAATATTGGatctttatcataatattctatGGCTCTTGTGTACCTTAGTATTGCCTCAGCCCATTTTTGCTTTTGTACTAACGCATTaccctaaattaaaaataattaaattattaagtatgacaatgtaagtttaattataataaatagattgTATTTTATCCAGATCAAACACTACAatttatacaacaattaaattaaaacataacataaataatgCAGTCAAAAAGATAagacaaataatagatttaaaaaataatagctttaaggaaaaaataattaacttaaaatgttcTGACATAACTCAAGTCTTGtaaagaatacttttattttgtattcggaatacatatttgaataaataagaattaattaAGGAATTCAGAATATGTATtcgaatagtttttaaaaaatatattcagaatatatatttgaatactttaaaaagtattcgaatactattagaatactttttttcacaaCTAGTTTTTGTCAGTTTTTGAATGGTTggtaattaacatttattaattaataattaaaaatacatcgtaatcataagttatttatacattttgaccAGATATGATACAGCCGATACGGGATACAACACATtggtgtttataaaaattatcatatcaTGGgccaatattatagtttgttcaaagaataaaattaatgttcatgatttataatatgtcttgtcacaaatttaaaactatttttctggattggaaaaagtatttttttaatgaataaaaaataaaaaataaaaatattcagaatacgtatttgaatactttttaaaaaaagtacctatttaaaatagtattagaatacaaaaaaagtattcaaatacttttatttgaatactttacaagactgcgATATCTGTCAAAGtcagtatattattagtatgttattgtttgtacattttaacaaGCTGAATGTTTATTTCAAGTTAGTAAGATaaacagtagaaaaatattatagattgttttattaattaccaaGTTTTTTTCGTATAAACCTTCTGACTGTTTTGATtgtaacttattattaaaacaatccACACTTGAACCATAATTATCTTTTTTCTTGAGTTCATTTTGAGTATCTAGTTCTTTGCAAGCGTCATCCTAAGAAAATAAATGTGAATATAACATTCTAGGTTTAATGGAATGtggtcataaattataatacatacaacatCAAACTTATCCCAAGCAGAGTAATCCCATGATGAAATTTTGCTTATACTAGCTTTTGATGGATTAATTTTaggttttttcttttcattggGCTTCTGAAAAATAAACCGTCAGAtgtacatacaaaaatatttttgaagcaATTCAGTATAAACTGTACCGGTGGTGAATGTTCTTTTCGCTTCATTTGTTCTTGCCAAATGTTCATATCACGCAAATAACTTGATAACTCTTCTTCATTCTcttgtaattgttttttaagtaaatatggaTTATTCATGCCAAAATGTTGAATTGGACACAAATCTTAGAAATTTGCATGCAACTGAAAATCAATGGAACAAAATCAGAAGatgaatactattattaattatcgttGGATATTTGGGGTTTAATACTTAAGTTGCTATTGTATACCATAAACCTATTAAACACTGAGTACTGAGTACAAAATACTAAAGATGTATTAGTActgtaggtaatattttttttatagtattagtgCATAGCCAGCCGTGCTAGTGAGTACTGAGAAGTGAGTACGAATTTCGAAAATTAAGAATATACCGTTGTCTATAGagaatagaataattattaattaaatgttactCGAgatatgtatacactatacacactTGAACTTGATCACAGAATTACAGCATAAACCTCATAAGTTATAAGTGTATAAGGTACATGCagaattataatagatattcaATATTCACCACGGTCGTTCTGGCAGTAATTTTATAGACTAAAACGGTAGACACTATCTAGACTAGACTTGAAGTACCAGAAACTGCAAATAGCCTGAACGGCAGACTGCAGACCACGGATACAGTAAATCATCgactatctttaatcgtgatcGTGCTGCAGACCGCAAatcttgatttttattattatca contains:
- the LOC132952150 gene encoding transcription factor BTF3 homolog 4, whose product is MNAEKLKKLSDQVRIGGKGTPRRKKKVVHTTAATDDKKLQSTLKKLTVNTIPGIEEVNMIKDDGTVIHFNNPKAQASLAANTFAITGHGDTKSMSELLPGILNQLGHEEIGQLKRYASGFASNNLISKSLIEDDDEVPDLVGNFDDASKEEVVAKGSSEEKTDSTEKPVVVEENAESSKKE
- the LOC132952149 gene encoding RNA polymerase II-associated protein 3-like isoform X1, encoding MNNPYLLKKQLQENEEELSSYLRDMNIWQEQMKRKEHSPPKPNEKKKPKINPSKASISKISSWDYSAWDKFDVDDACKELDTQNELKKKDNYGSSVDCFNNKLQSKQSEGLYEKNLGNALVQKQKWAEAILRYTRAIEYYDKDPIFYANRALCYLKTNEFKLAMIDCTSSLELDKTYVKAFQRRSAAYIALGMYNEAKKDIQDILKLEPNNKQAKIDIEVVNNKIKQGEIQKISDIKCQKTNATNNLQNKITSSKMLCKEDDKSIQMVIPDWPQRVGCKQITSIHKPPHLRSKKPFSTLKIKDVQTDKEELNNIHLLQTTLKEVCEKKNKDQFINKEIIPMKKDSVQTIKKHTSIPPVPLTYVQLKQDWAYLQNDPKLLFQYLKQIPGKRIPSIVRNSMDNDLFVDILRILRVEFVKNGCDITDYLIGISELPRLQMLVMFCSSNEVSCIKELLNYVSNSVPENALKNLKESFGV
- the LOC132952149 gene encoding RNA polymerase II-associated protein 3-like isoform X2; this translates as MNNPYLLKKQLQENEEELSSYLRDMNIWQEQMKRKEHSPPPNEKKKPKINPSKASISKISSWDYSAWDKFDVDDACKELDTQNELKKKDNYGSSVDCFNNKLQSKQSEGLYEKNLGNALVQKQKWAEAILRYTRAIEYYDKDPIFYANRALCYLKTNEFKLAMIDCTSSLELDKTYVKAFQRRSAAYIALGMYNEAKKDIQDILKLEPNNKQAKIDIEVVNNKIKQGEIQKISDIKCQKTNATNNLQNKITSSKMLCKEDDKSIQMVIPDWPQRVGCKQITSIHKPPHLRSKKPFSTLKIKDVQTDKEELNNIHLLQTTLKEVCEKKNKDQFINKEIIPMKKDSVQTIKKHTSIPPVPLTYVQLKQDWAYLQNDPKLLFQYLKQIPGKRIPSIVRNSMDNDLFVDILRILRVEFVKNGCDITDYLIGISELPRLQMLVMFCSSNEVSCIKELLNYVSNSVPENALKNLKESFGV